A genomic segment from Tissierella sp. encodes:
- the rplR gene encoding 50S ribosomal protein L18: MLKKVNKNENRQARHERVRKKISGTPSRPRLNIFRSGNHMYAQLIDDSIGNTLVSASTLDKSADLTSTCNKEAAKYVGETIAKRALEKGIEEVVFDRSGYIYHGRVKELAEAARGAGLKF; encoded by the coding sequence TTGCTAAAGAAAGTAAATAAGAATGAAAATAGACAAGCAAGACATGAGAGAGTTAGAAAAAAAATTAGTGGAACTCCTTCTAGACCAAGACTAAATATATTTAGAAGTGGCAACCACATGTATGCACAACTAATTGATGACTCAATCGGCAATACATTAGTTTCAGCTTCTACGCTAGATAAATCTGCAGACCTTACTTCCACATGTAATAAAGAAGCTGCTAAATATGTTGGAGAAACAATAGCTAAAAGAGCCTTAGAAAAAGGAATCGAAGAAGTAGTGTTTGATAGAAGCGGATATATTTATCACGGAAGAGTTAAAGAACTTGCTGAAGCAGCAAGAGGAGCTGGACTTAAATTCTAG
- the rplF gene encoding 50S ribosomal protein L6 — translation MSRIGLKPIDIPSGVEIKIDDNNLVEVKGPKGQLSEKINSEMTIKIEDGVLTVARPTENKKHRSLHGLSRTLISNMIVGVTEGYAKTLEIEGTGYRAAKQGSKLVLTLGYSHPLELEDPAGIEVEVPAQNRIIVKGINKQQVGNYAANIRDYRKPEPYKGKGIRYSGEIVRRKVGKTGK, via the coding sequence ATGTCAAGAATAGGATTAAAACCAATTGATATTCCATCTGGCGTTGAGATTAAAATAGATGATAACAATTTAGTAGAAGTAAAGGGTCCAAAAGGACAATTATCAGAAAAGATAAATTCTGAAATGACAATAAAAATAGAAGATGGTGTGCTTACAGTAGCTAGACCAACAGAGAACAAAAAGCATAGATCACTTCATGGTTTATCAAGAACTTTAATTTCGAACATGATAGTAGGAGTTACAGAGGGATATGCTAAAACATTAGAAATTGAAGGAACTGGATATAGAGCAGCTAAACAAGGAAGCAAATTAGTGCTTACATTAGGATACTCACATCCATTAGAACTTGAAGACCCAGCAGGTATTGAAGTAGAAGTTCCTGCACAAAATAGAATTATCGTAAAAGGTATCAACAAACAACAAGTTGGTAACTATGCAGCAAACATCAGAGATTATAGAAAACCTGAACCTTATAAAGGTAAAGGAATTAGATATTCAGGCGAAATAGTAAGACGTAAGGTTGGTAAGACTGGTAAGTAG